A DNA window from Dioscorea cayenensis subsp. rotundata cultivar TDr96_F1 unplaced genomic scaffold, TDr96_F1_v2_PseudoChromosome.rev07_lg8_w22 25.fasta BLBR01001723.1, whole genome shotgun sequence contains the following coding sequences:
- the LOC120256920 gene encoding subtilisin-like protease 1, whose amino-acid sequence MIIMNFDKYGNTTSSYAHHLPVAYVSYKDTIQLKDYIMSNSTPTAKITFGGTIFDIHLSPALASFSSRGPAKYNGNIVKPDVTAPRVNILFAWPMEVGLFPSGLKTKTFNFASGTSMAAPYVSGIVALIMSMLKYENKRQWSIPEIQSALITTTNTFDLDGRPIFDKATFNDSANVLHRGAGQVNATNAMDLGLVYNIELDDYVAYLCGIFSNNNTEVRRFTKNNTQYCTRSISGEQLNYPSIGIPMTSSSTSTTISRTVTNVGGC is encoded by the coding sequence ATGATCATTATGAATTTTGACAAGTATGGGAACACAACATCTTCATATGCTCACCATCTTCCAGTAGCATATGTGAGCTACAAAGATACCATTCAACTTAAAGATTATATTATGTCAAACTCAACACCAACAGCAAAGATCACTTTTGGTGGCACTATATTTGATATTCACCTATCTCCAGCATTGGCCTCTTTCTCGTCGAGAGGCCCTGCCAAGTATAACGGAAACATTGTGAAGCCAGACGTCACCGCACCTAGAGTGAATATTCTATTTGCATGGCCAATGGAAGTTGGGCTTTTTCCATCCggtctaaaaacaaaaacattcaacTTTGCAAGTGGCACATCCATGGCCGCACCTTATGTCTCCGGAATTGTGGCTCTTATTATGAGCATGTTAAAGTATGAAAACAAGCGTCAATGGTCAATACCAGAGATCCAATCAGCACTCATTACCACAACAAACACATTCGACTTAGATGGAAGACCAATTTTCGATAAAGCAACTTTTAATGATAGTGCCAATGTTCTCCACCGGGGAGCTGGGCAAGTCAATGCGACGAATGCCATGGATCTAGGTCTCGTCTACAACATTGAACTAGATGATTATGTTGCCTATCTTTGCGGAATCTTTTCTAATAACAATACAGAAGTGAGAAGGTTCACCAAAAATAACACACAGTACTGCACTAGATCCATCTCTGGGGAGCAACTCAATTATCCCTCAATTGGCATACCAATGACATCGAGCTCAACAAGCACCACTATTAGTCGAACAGTGACGAACGTGGGGGGATGCTAG